In Sorghum bicolor cultivar BTx623 chromosome 8, Sorghum_bicolor_NCBIv3, whole genome shotgun sequence, one genomic interval encodes:
- the LOC8072892 gene encoding glycine-rich protein A3, protein MGGGKDNHHVDKGCYPPIGYPPVHSTGSYVSAPPIAYPYPYAQHGSICPPSIGSYPYPSPMYSSHNGYPPSGYPSYNQSAYPSMGGYPGASLYATQHHGHGSNMGTTLVGGAAAAAAAAYGVHHLTHGHHPHGHHLGHFGKFKHHHHGYYGKFKHGKFGKHNGFGGKHGLLRWKHHHHGFFGGKYKRWK, encoded by the exons ATGGGAGGAGGAAAGGACAACCATCATGTTGACAAAGGATGCTATCCCCCTATTGGCTATCCTCCAGTACATTCAACTGGATCATATGTATCTGCACCTCCAATTGCATATCCATATCCATATGCACAACATGGATCTATATGTCCACCATCAATTGGATCATATCCATATCCTTCACCTATGTACTCTTCGCACAATGGTTACCCACCATCTGGATATCCATCATACAATCAAAGTGCTTACCCATCGATGGGTGGCTATCCTGGTGCTAGTTTATATGCTACTCAACATCATG GTCATGGATCTAACATGGGGACAACACTTGTCGGTGGAGCAGCAGCCGCTGCTGCCGCTGCCTATGGTGTGCATCACTTAACCCATGGCCATCACCCTCATGGTCACCATTTAGGGCATTTTGGCAAGTTTAAACATCATCATCATGGATACTATGGCAAGTTCAAGCATGGAAAATTTGGGAAGCATAATGGGTTTGGAGGAAAACATGGCCTTCTACGATGGAAGCATCACCATCATGGTTTCTTTGGAGGAAAATACAAGAGGTGGAAGTAG
- the LOC8072893 gene encoding glucuronokinase 1, with protein sequence MAVTAEAAAEIGLERRAYARVGLLGNPSDVYGGRALSFTIADFSATVRLRPSPELLIQPHPHHDLVAFPSLPQLVSRLQSEGYYGGVRLLMAICKVFYNHCIQNNISLKAENFTLSYDTNIPRQAGLSGSSAIVCAALSCLLDFYDVRHLIKVEMRPNLILNAEKELGIVAGLQDRVAQVYGGLVYMDFSQEHMGKLGHGIYMPLDVNLLPPLYLIYAENPSDSGKVHSTVRQRWLDGDEFIISRMKEVAQLAFDGHKALLQKDYTELARLMNKNFDLRREMFGDDVLGSVNIKMVEVARRVGAASKFTGSGGAVVALCPDGDSQVEHLREACQEAGFVIQQVKVAPSVLTDAELSSLLAS encoded by the exons ATGGCAGTGACGGCGGAAGCGGCAGCGGAGATAGGGTTGGAACGGCGGGCGTACGCGCGGGTGGGGCTCCTCGGCAACCCCAGCGACGTGTACGGCGGCAGGGCGCTGTCCTTTACCATCGCTGACTTCTCCGCCACCGTCCGCCTCCGCCCTTCGCCCGAGCTGCTCATCCAGCCGCACCCGCACCACGACCTCGTCGCCTTCCCCTCCCTCCCTCAACTC GTGAGTCGTTTGCAAAGTGAAGGATATTATGGAGGTGTCCGGCTGCTGATGGCTATCTGTAAAGTTTTCTACAATCACTGTATTCAAAATAATATCAGTTTAAAAGCTGAAAATTTCACCTTATCATATGATACTAATATTCCTCGACAG GCTGGGTTGTCGGGTTCGAGCGCGATTGTTTGTGCTGCTCTAAGCTGCCTTCTTGACTTCTATGATGTCAGACatctaataaaagttgaaatGAGACCTAATCTAATTCTCAACGCTGAGAAAGAGCTTGGGATTGTTGCTGGACTTCAGGACCGAGTGGCACAGGTTTATGGAGGACTGGTTTATATG GATTTTAGCCAGGAGCATATGGGCAAGCTGGGTCATGGCATATACATGCCATTGGATGTGAATCTGCTTCCTCCTCTATACCTCATCTATGCAGAGAACCCCAGTGACTCTGGCAAG GTCCACAGCACTGTTAGACAAAGATGGCTTGATGGTGATGAGTTTATAATATCACGTATGAAGGAAGTAGCGCAGCTAGCATTCGATGGTCACAAGGCTTTGCTGCAGAAGGATTATACTGAGCTAGCGAGGCTTATGAATAAGAATTTTGATCTGCGAAG GGAAATGTTTGGGGATGATGTACTTGGTTCAGTGAACATAAAGATGGTGGAGGTGGCACGCAGGGTGGGCGCGGCATCCAAGTTCACTGGCAGTGGAGGCGCAGTGGTTGCCCTGTGCCCAGATGGGGATTCACAGGTGGAGCATCTCCGTGAGGCTTGCCAGGAGGCCGGCTTTGTAATACAGCAGGTGAAAGTTGCCCCCTCGGTGCTGACGGATGCGGAGCTGTCAAGTTTATTAGCTTCCTAG
- the LOC8072888 gene encoding caffeoylshikimate esterase has translation MSSSSSNGGEVLLLDHEYKEEYVRNSRGMSLFACTWLPGKRRTPKALVFLCHGYAVECGVTMRGTGERLARAGYAVYGLDYEGHGRSDGLQGYVPDFELLVQDCDDYFTSVVRSQPNEDKGCKRRRFLLGESMGGAVALLLDLRRPEFWTGAVLVAPMCKIADDMRPHPLVVNILRAMTSIVPTWKIVPSNDVIDAAYKTQEKRDEIRGNPYCYKDKPRLKTAYELLKVSLDLEQNLLHQVSLPFLIVHGGADKVTDPSVSELLHRSAASQDKTLKLYPGMWHALTSGESSDNIHAVFLDIIAWLDHRSSDDTDQQEQEQELLSSEVEQKARHDDQHPQQDGGNK, from the exons atgagcagcagcagcagcaatggCGGCGAGGTGCTCCTCCTGGACCACGAGTACAAAGAG GAGTACGTGAGGAACTCGCGGGGGATGAGCCTGTTCGCATGCACATGGCTGCCAGGCAAGAGGAGGACTCCAAAGGCGCTCGTCTTCCTCTGCCATGGCTACGCCGTGGAGTGCGGGGTGACGATGCGCGGCACCGGCGAGCGCCTGGCGCGTGCGGGCTACGCCGTGTACGGCCTCGACTACGAGGGCCACGGCCGCTCCGACGGGCTGCAGGGCTACGTGCCGGATTTCGAGTTGCTGGTCCAGGACTGCGACGACTACTTCACCTCCGTGGTGCGGTCGCAGCCAAATGAGGACAAGGGCTGCAAGCGGCGCCGGTTCCTGCTCGGGGAGTCCATGGGCGGCGCCGTCGCTCTCCTTCTGGACCTCAGGCGGCCCGAGTTCTGGACCGGCGCCGTGCTGGTGGCGCCCATGTGCAAGATCGCCGACGACATGCGTCCCCACCCGCTGGTGGTGAACATCCTGAGGGCCATGACCTCCATCGTCCCGACCTGGAAGATCGTGCCCAGCAACGACGTGATCGACGCCGCCTACAAGACGCAGGAGAAGAGGGACGAGATCCGGGGCAACCCTTACTGCTACAAGGACAAGCCCAGACTCAAGACCGCATACGAGCTGCTCAAGGTCAGCTTGGACCTCGAGCAAAACCTCCTACACCAG GTGTCGTTGCCGTTTCTGATCGTACACGGCGGGGCAGACAAGGTGACGGACCCGTCGGTAAGCGAGCTGCTGCACCGATCGGCGGCGAGCCAGGACAAGACGCTCAAGCTCTACCCGGGCATGTGGCACGCCCTCACCTCCGGCGAGTCTTCCGACAACATCCACGCCGTTTTCCTTGACATCATCGCCTGGCTCGACCACAGATCATCCGACGATACGGatcagcaggagcaggagcaggagctgcTGTCGTCGGAGGTGGAGCAGAAGGCCAGGCACGACGACCAACATCCCCAGCAGGATGGCGGCAACAAATAG